GAGAGCGCCAAGGAGGAAAACCCGCAACTTCAGTCCGAAAACGAGCGAACCCCGTTAACTGGGTTAGCGGGGTTCGTCGCAAACTTCTATAACGCCTTGCCAGATAAGAAGTTATGAAGCTCCCCGTGCCTAACCCTCTTCGAACTTTCTCTGGTATGAGAACAGCGTTTTCAGATGACGATCGTGGATGAGGCTGCACATTTCCTTACCGCCGGTAGCATGCCGCTGAGGGCAATTTGTTAGCATTCCGCGCTCATGCACGTCCTCCAAGCACCGCTCAAACTCTGCGTAGTGGCCTTCCAACTCTAACAACGTCATCTCGCCAGCCGCGTGGTTCCGCACGTCGTAGGCGAGGCCGCTGGTAGCGACGCGGGGACGACGGGGCATCAGGCCACGGTACTCAATGCCGAGGAATGCTATCGACCGCCACGGTCTGATCGCTTCACTGATAACCCGTTCGCCACGGCGTCGCCGCCGAACTCGAGTTGTAGCGTGCCTCCGTCGACGCTAACGGTCGGCTTTTTTAGCACGAACGCCCGGAACTGGCCGCCGGCCTGTTTGAAGATGTCGATCTTGTCAGGCGAACCCGCCCCGACCTTCACCTCGAACGGGCGAACGCCGGCGGCATCGTTCGGCGCGTATGTCTCGGCGAAGTGAACTGAGACGTCATATTCACCATCCGGCAGCGGCACGGCGTAGGTGAACTTGTCGCCGTAGATCTCGCTGAGGTAGACCTGCGGCGCTGTCGTATTTCCGATCGCGTGCGCCAGGCGATTCACCACGGTGCCACCGCTGCGGCCGTACGCCTTGTCGCTGATGCGTTCTTGGTCTGAAAGCCAGACGTTGCCTTCGCCGTCGCGATACTCCGAAGCGGCGCCAAAGTTGATCCGCGCGGTCCCCCCACCTTGCAGCGTGTGGAGCAGCTTCCGCTGATTCACCATCGCCTTGCTGAGCACGTCGGACGAGGCGATGCGCATCCCAATTTCCCAGCTACCCATCAGCCGGTGAAGCGCGGGCCCGTCATTCGCTGCGATCGCATCCCGCAATGCCGTGACGTGCGGTGGCTCAAGCAGCTCGTTGGTAACTGCGTCGTTCAAGGCCGCCTCGGCCCGCTGAACCAACTGGGCCAGCACGTCGTCGGTCACTGCGAAGTCGCATCGGATGGAATCGGGATCGCCACCGGTGACGAAGAGGACGCGCATCTCGTTTGCTGGCAGGTCCAGTCCAAAGCTTCGGACTGCACCATCCGTGCTAACCGTCAGCCGCCGGTCCATCACCTTGTCGTCCACGCTCGTGGCATCGGATAGCACCACGCCCTGAACCGGATACGGCGTGTTGTTGATCAGCCGCAGCCAATGCCCGCCGGCCGCGGGCGCGATCTGCGCGGTAATGCCGCGGGCGCGGTCTTCGGCCAGTGGCTCGAAGTCGACCTTTGGGGTCGCGTAAAGCGCCTTGGCAAAGCGACGGTGCTGCGGGCCGAAGCTCATCTCCAGGTTCTGGTCGATCCAGCCGAAGATGACCGTATCGACGGGGGCATGAGCAAACACGTCGACGAAGTCATCCATCGCGTTATCTTCGATGCCCCGGGCAATGAAGACGCCGCGCGCCGTGGTCGACCAGATCCACCGGTCGGCCGCGCCGGCCGGGCAGTCCATCTCGTCCAGCGCGCCCGACACGGTAAACGCGCCCGCCTTGCGAACGGCGGCATGGGTACCGGAATTCAACATCGGCCCGCGACGGTTGATGAAGTTGCTGCCGGGCTGCGGGCTCTGCCAGCCGGGCGTGGTGAAGCCCGGGACCATCCGGATGCCGCTGTCGGGCGGGTACGCATCAAGGTCCACCTCGAACTGGTAGTACAGGTCCTCCGCGTCCGAATCGCGCTGGGCCCGCGTGGACTCGACCGTGTCGAACGGGTTCTGGTCCACCCGCGTGCTGCGCGGCGCCACCAGCAGCTTCCACGACGGCGAATCCTTCGTGATGATGTCGCGAACGTCCGTCAGCGCCTGCTCCATCTTCTCGGCGCGCCACTTCATCCAGGCGCCCTTGTGCTGGCCCATGAGCGCGTCGTAGCGCTTGCCGAACCGCTTGGGGTCGTGCGGGTCGATGTCCAGCTTGATGCCCCGTTCCCTCTCGAACATCGAGACCGTGTAGTCGTCGTAGCCGATGTCGGTGTTCACCTGGTTGCGGAACAGCGACCGGTTGAACCCCGGCATCCACCAGAAGCCCGCGGGCATGTAGACGCCGGCGACCGGGCCGACGTCCTTGTAGCGGTCGTGGATCTCGCCGATCACGCCGTGGAAGTACTTCTGGACCGTGGGGTGCAGGAAGTTGGCGCTGCCCCACGTGCGCGTCGAGATCGAGCGCCCGTGCTTGTCGGCCAGTTGCAGCGTCGGCTCGCCGAGCCACGCGCGCCGGTCGCTGGTGGTGTCGACGCCGTCGACGGCGTAGGCGGGGTCGTACGTGTACTCGAAGCCGAGGTAGACCTTGATGCCATTGTGGGCGTACATCTTGATGCCCAACGCCATCGCGTCGAAGTCTTGGTTGGCGATGTACTCCGACGGGCGCGACAGCGGCACGTGCGGCTCGCTGTACATGTAGGCGCCTTCCACCGTCATGTTCTGGCCCTGGAAGCGCAGCCACCGGATCTTGCGCTCGAAGATGCGGTACCAGTGGTACCACGCGTCGCGGTGGCCGTTCAGCGGGATCGGCGGCGCGGCCTCGATCGGGTTCTCCGACCCAAGCGAACGCGTGTTGACCGTCATCCGTTCCAGGTGATACCCGAACTCGCGCTCGCTCTCGGGGACCTGAAGCGCGGGCAGCCCGCCCTCGATGCGGTAGACGTTGATCTCCGCCGCGGCGGCGCGGTTGAGGTCGAGGCCGTTCATCACGACGACGCCCGCCGCCCCGCCCACGGGGTAGTAGACGTAGCGGATCTTGCGCAGCGTGTTGGTCAGCGGGTAGATCGCGCCGGTCTTGGCGCTGCCGGTGGTGTTCCATCCACCCATGCCCAGCGGGTTGTTCCAGAAGTGCAGCGGGAGCGCCTCCACGACGCCGGAGTAGATCGTCCGCGTCTCGTCATCGGGCACGACGATCTCGACTAGATGCGGCTTGCCGCGCTCCAGCGGTGGCAGGCGATAGCTGAAGTAGTCGCGGTACTGCGGACCGGTCTCCCGGTAGGTCATGCCGTTGGCGGTCCGGACGTGCCCCAGGTTCAGGCGCGGCTTCTTGTTCATGCCCGCGTGGTCGAGGAACTCATCGGGGTCCGGCTCGGCCGTGCAGTCGATGTGGACCACGCGCGTCAGCCGCTTCTCCAGTTCCTGCTCGAACGTCGACAGCGGCAACCGGTCCTGCGCGACGGGTCCGATGATGACCAACTCGTCACGCCGCGTGTCGACCGGCTGGCCCTGCGGATCGAAGAGCGTCCAGATCAACCGGTACGGCCCCACCTTGCGCGTGTTCAGCGCAACGGTGTGCTCGTTGAAGTCCCCGGCCGCTTTGGGCCCGCCGGCCGATGCGGTCTCGACGCGATCCTCGGTGCCCGCGCGGAAGGCCTCCACCTGGACGCGGTGTCCTGCTGGCAGCCCCGCCGGCAGGCGGACGGAGAAGGTGGCCGGTTCGCTGTGATCGAAGAGCGGGTACTGCCGGCCGGCGGGCGAGACGTCGAGCAAACCCATGTGCCGCGGGTCGTACGGGTCGGCGACCTTCGTGTTATCCCACATTCGTCCCATGGGCGGGCCGGCCAGCTTGGCCGCGTCCCACTGGGAATCGTCGAAGTCCGCCTGCATCCAGTTCGGATGTTCCTTCAACGTCGTCTTCCACTCGGTGTCGGCCAGGATGCGCGTGACGCCGCCGTCGCGGGAGATCGCCACGCCCTCAAACAGGATGTTGCGCACCGCATCCTTGGCCCAGAAGTAGTGCTGACGGTGGTAGGCGATCGTGTTTGCGCCGGCCTTCAGGTGCGGCGTCAGGTCGACGTGACGAATGCCGTGGGCCGGATAGACGAAGTTGCCGGAGTCGACCTTCGCGCCGTTGATGTAAAGGTCGTAAACCGACCAGTTGTCGAACGAGACATGAGCGCGCACCGGCTTGTCGGGCAGCGTGAACGTCCTGCGGAAGTAGGTGTTGGCCGACGAGGGAGCCAGCTTCACCTCGTCGATGCGAAGCGTTGCGTCGGGCGTCTTGCACTCGAGCTTGAACCCCTGCAGTTGGCTCAGCGTGGCGGATATGTCGCGCACTTTGCTCACGTCGAGCTCGAACGCCTGCCGTCCCTTTCCCTCGATCTTGAACGGAACGGGCTGGCGATAGGACATGTCGGACGCGATCTGGAAGACCCAGTCGGTCGCCTCGACGTCGTTCTGCTCGACCACGATGCGCAGCCGGTAGACGTCCTTGATGTTCTTGCCCCAGCTGGCCCCCAGCCGAACGCTAGGACGCTCGAGATTGCCGGGGATGCCGCCAAAGCCGAACGAGAAGCCCTTGTCGCCAGTGTGGGCGACGAGCGCGCCGTTCTCGATCTCGTACTTGCCGCTGTGGTAGCCGTGCTCGGCGACGATGTCGCTCGAGAAGTCGGCCGGCTTTCCGTACTCGCTCTCGAAGAAATCCGGGCCCGACCAGACGCGGTCGGCGTCGGTAGTGGCGGCCGGGTGTCCCATGCGCTGGCTGCGCCAGAGGTTCGCCTCTACGGGGTAGACGCCGATGTTGAGATCGGGCTTGGACTTCTCAAGAACCAGTTCAAAGGCCGGGCTGGGCCCCGGCCCGAACAGGGACAGCGACAGTGCGGCAACGGCGGTGGCGAGCGGCAGCTTAAGCATTGGGACAAGAACCCTATCTTCGGTGGAACAGCTGGGAGGCAGTAAGCGGCAAACGACGATGCGGGAGTTAACGATGGTACCCGTACAGGATGTTGACCCACTTGGGCAGCGGATTATAGCCATTGCCGGGAAATAGCTCCGACCGCGCGTGCGAGACGACGTGTCCGTCGACGAACAGGAGGTTCGCGCGGCGCGCGTTCGGATCCCGCCCGCCGTGCCGGTAGTTCGTTCCACCGTTGTAGTAGAACTCCCAGGTATCGCGGTCGTTGGGCCCGTTGGCCGTGGGTCCCATCGAGTCGGCGATCAGCATGCGCTCGCTGGCACGCGAGATGCGCGTGCGCTTCGGGTACAGCACGCGCCACGCCTTGTGCGTGGAGTTATCCGGCACACCGGTGAGGTAGACGACGCGGTAGTTCCAGCCGTAATTCGTGATCGGAACGCCCGTCCGCCTCAGCTCGCCCTCTACCCAGGACGGACAGCGCAACAGCGGCACGTTTTCGGACGCGGCCTTCCAGTAGACATCAGTAAGTTCCGCCTGAACCTTGAGGATGCCCGACTCGCGGAGCAGGCCGGGCCAGTACCATCCGCCGGTGCCGCTGCTGGTGGTGTCGTACGCCGCG
The DNA window shown above is from Tepidisphaeraceae bacterium and carries:
- a CDS encoding malectin domain-containing carbohydrate-binding protein encodes the protein MLKLPLATAVAALSLSLFGPGPSPAFELVLEKSKPDLNIGVYPVEANLWRSQRMGHPAATTDADRVWSGPDFFESEYGKPADFSSDIVAEHGYHSGKYEIENGALVAHTGDKGFSFGFGGIPGNLERPSVRLGASWGKNIKDVYRLRIVVEQNDVEATDWVFQIASDMSYRQPVPFKIEGKGRQAFELDVSKVRDISATLSQLQGFKLECKTPDATLRIDEVKLAPSSANTYFRRTFTLPDKPVRAHVSFDNWSVYDLYINGAKVDSGNFVYPAHGIRHVDLTPHLKAGANTIAYHRQHYFWAKDAVRNILFEGVAISRDGGVTRILADTEWKTTLKEHPNWMQADFDDSQWDAAKLAGPPMGRMWDNTKVADPYDPRHMGLLDVSPAGRQYPLFDHSEPATFSVRLPAGLPAGHRVQVEAFRAGTEDRVETASAGGPKAAGDFNEHTVALNTRKVGPYRLIWTLFDPQGQPVDTRRDELVIIGPVAQDRLPLSTFEQELEKRLTRVVHIDCTAEPDPDEFLDHAGMNKKPRLNLGHVRTANGMTYRETGPQYRDYFSYRLPPLERGKPHLVEIVVPDDETRTIYSGVVEALPLHFWNNPLGMGGWNTTGSAKTGAIYPLTNTLRKIRYVYYPVGGAAGVVVMNGLDLNRAAAAEINVYRIEGGLPALQVPESEREFGYHLERMTVNTRSLGSENPIEAAPPIPLNGHRDAWYHWYRIFERKIRWLRFQGQNMTVEGAYMYSEPHVPLSRPSEYIANQDFDAMALGIKMYAHNGIKVYLGFEYTYDPAYAVDGVDTTSDRRAWLGEPTLQLADKHGRSISTRTWGSANFLHPTVQKYFHGVIGEIHDRYKDVGPVAGVYMPAGFWWMPGFNRSLFRNQVNTDIGYDDYTVSMFERERGIKLDIDPHDPKRFGKRYDALMGQHKGAWMKWRAEKMEQALTDVRDIITKDSPSWKLLVAPRSTRVDQNPFDTVESTRAQRDSDAEDLYYQFEVDLDAYPPDSGIRMVPGFTTPGWQSPQPGSNFINRRGPMLNSGTHAAVRKAGAFTVSGALDEMDCPAGAADRWIWSTTARGVFIARGIEDNAMDDFVDVFAHAPVDTVIFGWIDQNLEMSFGPQHRRFAKALYATPKVDFEPLAEDRARGITAQIAPAAGGHWLRLINNTPYPVQGVVLSDATSVDDKVMDRRLTVSTDGAVRSFGLDLPANEMRVLFVTGGDPDSIRCDFAVTDDVLAQLVQRAEAALNDAVTNELLEPPHVTALRDAIAANDGPALHRLMGSWEIGMRIASSDVLSKAMVNQRKLLHTLQGGGTARINFGAASEYRDGEGNVWLSDQERISDKAYGRSGGTVVNRLAHAIGNTTAPQVYLSEIYGDKFTYAVPLPDGEYDVSVHFAETYAPNDAAGVRPFEVKVGAGSPDKIDIFKQAGGQFRAFVLKKPTVSVDGGTLQLEFGGDAVANGLSVKRSDRGGR
- a CDS encoding prepilin-type N-terminal cleavage/methylation domain-containing protein — its product is MCNQNPLLPIAGRASGQRRRAFTLVELLVVIGIIAVLISLLLPAIGRARQSANAAACASNLRQLGLIVKLYEGQFNALPAAQFLSNPAVAAYDTTSSGTGGWYWPGLLRESGILKVQAELTDVYWKAASENVPLLRCPSWVEGELRRTGVPITNYGWNYRVVYLTGVPDNSTHKAWRVLYPKRTRISRASERMLIADSMGPTANGPNDRDTWEFYYNGGTNYRHGGRDPNARRANLLFVDGHVVSHARSELFPGNGYNPLPKWVNILYGYHR